The following coding sequences lie in one Synechococcus sp. PCC 7336 genomic window:
- a CDS encoding TVP38/TMEM64 family protein, translated as MQIHNVTAIHKQANRWLWPIGAIALIPIAYLSLHHFPSDILSLSTWRDIADRTGPFGPLLYIAVLAISVIISNIPGLPLLVVAAAIWGPLSASIYTVIGGFLGSMAAYSLGRTLGRSALKTLTGKVFTFSKQRGETFLGWLIFATRLLPIFSFDLISYSAGITGLSAPIYAGATFFGMVPSTMAIAYLGANVTIGWSGGFAYAIAFLAISLGLPWAIRRYNWFDLNEIICIE; from the coding sequence ATGCAAATCCACAACGTGACGGCAATCCACAAGCAAGCCAATCGCTGGCTCTGGCCCATTGGCGCGATCGCCCTCATTCCAATCGCCTACCTCAGCCTCCACCACTTCCCCAGCGATATTCTCTCCCTCTCCACCTGGCGAGACATCGCCGATCGCACCGGCCCCTTCGGCCCCCTCCTCTATATCGCTGTCCTTGCCATCTCAGTGATTATTTCTAACATCCCCGGTCTGCCCCTACTTGTCGTCGCCGCTGCCATTTGGGGTCCACTCTCAGCCAGCATTTACACCGTCATCGGCGGATTCCTCGGTAGCATGGCCGCCTATAGTTTGGGTCGCACCTTAGGCAGATCCGCCCTCAAAACTCTGACTGGCAAAGTCTTTACTTTCTCCAAACAACGGGGCGAAACCTTCCTCGGCTGGCTCATCTTTGCCACCCGCTTGCTACCCATCTTTTCCTTCGACCTCATTAGCTACAGCGCAGGCATAACGGGCCTATCTGCTCCCATCTACGCTGGTGCCACTTTCTTCGGCATGGTTCCATCCACAATGGCGATCGCCTATCTCGGTGCCAATGTCACCATTGGGTGGAGTGGAGGTTTTGCCTACGCGATCGCCTTCCTCGCCATCTCGCTCGGCCTGCCTTGGGCAATCCGTCGCTACAATTGGTTTGACCTCAACGAAATTATCTGTATCGAATAA
- a CDS encoding Tic22 family protein gives MKLVRQLSLLTTCGALMLAATFQAALAQTAAPVLSEAAIVAQADSTALTPDQVLDRLKTVPVFAIVSENNSPVLANIEQNGEQVQLISFWLDQKAAQTALSNVQQANPSVGGQARLVSLPMPEALRVAREQQENEIQVRIWPDVETLEVALNLLRQTAGQEDADRFPGVPLFYGESEAGVLTLEANGSEVVPFFFHKDDLEATLNRAGAENADIAARTQVRVTSLNTVMNSMVSPNAEANVQKIEFVPSRAAIEYAREIAPAQ, from the coding sequence ATGAAATTGGTCCGACAGTTGAGCTTGTTAACCACCTGCGGTGCATTAATGCTTGCGGCTACCTTTCAGGCAGCACTCGCTCAGACAGCCGCTCCAGTCCTTTCTGAAGCGGCGATCGTGGCCCAAGCCGACAGCACTGCTCTAACTCCAGATCAGGTGTTAGATCGTTTGAAAACTGTGCCTGTCTTTGCCATTGTGTCCGAGAACAATTCGCCCGTGCTTGCGAACATCGAACAGAACGGCGAGCAGGTTCAGCTGATCAGTTTTTGGTTGGATCAGAAGGCAGCTCAAACAGCGCTGAGTAACGTTCAGCAAGCGAATCCCTCAGTGGGCGGACAGGCGCGGCTCGTATCCCTACCCATGCCAGAAGCTCTGCGCGTGGCTAGAGAGCAACAAGAGAATGAAATCCAGGTCCGCATCTGGCCCGATGTCGAGACACTGGAAGTAGCCCTGAATTTATTGCGACAGACTGCTGGACAAGAAGATGCCGATCGCTTTCCTGGCGTACCGTTGTTTTACGGCGAGTCGGAGGCTGGGGTGTTAACGTTGGAAGCCAATGGCTCTGAGGTTGTACCCTTCTTCTTCCATAAAGATGACCTAGAAGCGACGCTCAATCGGGCTGGCGCTGAAAACGCCGATATTGCAGCCAGAACTCAAGTTCGCGTCACCTCTCTCAATACGGTGATGAACTCGATGGTGTCTCCCAACGCAGAGGCCAACGTTCAGAAGATTGAGTTTGTGCCCTCCCGCGCGGCAATTGAATATGCCCGAGAAATCGCCCCCGCCCAATAA
- a CDS encoding Tic22 family protein, with amino-acid sequence MKPVRQLSLFVMACSVSLVAAIPQALYAQTTDLALSKSALSEPAIVAQSTGVPLSSDEVLGRLDAVPVFAILSENNSPVLANIEQDGEQVKLIGFWLDRAAAQVALNTIQTANPEVGSRARMVPIAMSAALRMAAEQQEQNGIRFRIWPSSEIVETAIALLRETDGEEIDSFPGVPLFFGQSDEGVLTIEADGSEVVPFFFSDKDLQDTLDLAREENSDIADKTEIRVTSLDSVMNSMVAPDAEASVQKIEFVPSRLAIEDARGLAVENQSN; translated from the coding sequence ATGAAACCGGTCCGACAGTTGAGTCTGTTCGTAATGGCTTGCAGTGTTTCGCTCGTTGCTGCCATACCTCAAGCGCTATATGCCCAGACGACTGACCTAGCACTATCTAAATCTGCACTATCCGAACCGGCGATCGTTGCTCAATCAACCGGCGTTCCTCTCAGTTCCGATGAAGTCTTGGGTCGCCTCGATGCCGTGCCCGTGTTTGCCATTTTGTCCGAGAACAATTCACCAGTTCTGGCCAATATCGAGCAGGATGGCGAGCAGGTGAAGCTGATCGGTTTTTGGTTAGATCGGGCTGCCGCTCAAGTGGCATTGAATACAATTCAAACTGCCAACCCAGAAGTGGGCTCGCGGGCGCGAATGGTACCGATTGCGATGTCAGCAGCTCTGCGGATGGCTGCCGAGCAACAGGAGCAAAATGGCATTCGGTTTCGAATTTGGCCGAGTTCGGAGATCGTTGAAACTGCGATCGCCCTCCTACGAGAGACTGATGGAGAGGAAATCGATAGCTTTCCTGGCGTGCCGTTGTTTTTCGGCCAATCCGACGAAGGGGTGCTGACGATTGAAGCTGATGGTTCGGAGGTCGTCCCCTTTTTCTTCAGTGATAAAGATCTGCAGGATACCCTCGATCTCGCCCGCGAGGAAAATTCTGACATTGCGGATAAAACTGAAATTCGCGTCACCTCCCTCGATTCTGTGATGAATTCAATGGTGGCTCCCGATGCAGAGGCGAGTGTCCAAAAGATTGAGTTTGTGCCTTCCCGCTTGGCTATTGAAGATGCTAGAGGGCTAGCCGTAGAAAATCAATCCAATTAA
- the prmC gene encoding peptide chain release factor N(5)-glutamine methyltransferase → MRAEIDILCKSQMYEAMADRLLQWRQQARQQATKTSVATGEVDLLLQAYCGWTSLDRALGRPPTQPVDWGKLTHLWEQRWRDRIPLQYLCGSVGWRQLKLQVTPDVLIPRPETELLVDVAANWLHDRPAGLWADLGTGSGAIAIGLACEVPDVRLLAVDLSHGALQVARANIERYQLSDRIAILQGSWFEPLAPNAQLLQGILSNPPYIPTAEIEQLQPEVRDREPRLALDGGENGLKAIEHLVERAPGYLQPGGFWAIEVMQGQSAAVVERLQRSQRYTAIQVHCDLEGVERAVSAQVR, encoded by the coding sequence GTGAGGGCGGAAATCGATATTCTGTGTAAATCCCAAATGTATGAAGCAATGGCAGATCGCTTGCTGCAATGGCGACAGCAGGCACGCCAACAGGCAACCAAAACGAGTGTGGCAACTGGGGAAGTCGATCTGCTGTTGCAAGCCTATTGCGGTTGGACGAGCCTCGATCGCGCCCTGGGTCGCCCTCCGACCCAGCCTGTAGATTGGGGGAAATTAACTCACTTGTGGGAACAACGCTGGCGCGATCGCATACCGCTGCAATACCTGTGTGGTTCCGTTGGCTGGCGGCAGTTGAAGTTACAGGTCACCCCTGACGTGCTCATTCCTCGACCGGAGACTGAGTTACTGGTGGATGTGGCGGCTAACTGGTTGCACGATCGCCCCGCCGGTCTGTGGGCCGATCTCGGTACGGGCAGTGGGGCGATCGCCATTGGCTTGGCCTGCGAAGTGCCTGACGTGCGGTTGCTAGCGGTGGATCTCAGCCATGGAGCGTTGCAAGTGGCCCGAGCCAATATCGAACGCTACCAACTGAGCGATCGCATTGCCATTCTGCAAGGAAGTTGGTTCGAGCCGCTTGCCCCTAATGCTCAGCTCTTGCAGGGTATTCTCTCCAACCCCCCTTACATTCCCACTGCAGAGATCGAGCAGTTGCAACCAGAAGTGCGAGATCGCGAGCCCCGACTTGCCCTCGATGGGGGGGAGAATGGGTTGAAGGCGATCGAACATTTAGTCGAACGAGCGCCCGGTTACTTACAACCAGGGGGATTTTGGGCGATCGAGGTGATGCAGGGACAGTCTGCTGCGGTCGTGGAACGATTGCAGCGATCGCAGCGATATACTGCGATTCAAGTCCACTGCGATTTAGAAGGGGTCGAGCGCGCTGTCAGTGCTCAGGTGCGCTAA
- a CDS encoding L-threonylcarbamoyladenylate synthase, translated as MLVDRDGVIAAALRGEVVSFPTDTVPALAALPERANAIYQLKQRPSHKPLILMGATVESLKPYIAGWESAWQAEIERAWPGPLTLVLPVNPEASVETMISEGKTLGIRIPASTLALDVLRRTGPLATTSANESGQAPLTNPAAIADRFPTVAVLDAASPQIGLPSTVALWRGDLQNWEILRQGHYRLSVSPF; from the coding sequence ATGTTAGTCGATCGCGACGGTGTTATTGCAGCAGCTCTCCGAGGAGAGGTCGTTTCGTTTCCGACGGATACAGTCCCGGCCTTGGCTGCTCTGCCCGAGCGGGCGAACGCGATTTACCAGCTCAAACAGCGCCCGTCCCACAAACCTCTCATTCTGATGGGTGCAACGGTCGAGAGTTTGAAACCTTATATCGCCGGTTGGGAGTCCGCATGGCAAGCAGAGATCGAGCGGGCTTGGCCCGGTCCCCTCACCCTCGTTCTGCCGGTTAACCCTGAGGCTTCTGTAGAAACCATGATTTCCGAGGGTAAGACTCTCGGCATTCGCATTCCCGCTAGCACTTTGGCTCTGGACGTTCTGCGGCGCACCGGTCCGCTCGCCACCACGAGTGCCAACGAGTCCGGACAAGCTCCCCTAACCAATCCGGCGGCAATCGCCGATCGCTTTCCCACTGTGGCCGTTCTCGACGCCGCCAGTCCTCAGATTGGCTTGCCATCCACCGTCGCTCTGTGGCGGGGAGACCTCCAAAATTGGGAAATCTTGCGGCAGGGCCACTACCGCCTTTCTGTCTCCCCTTTCTAA
- a CDS encoding sensor histidine kinase KdpD, translating to MLQIPNLELAPTPIAGDSDTMDWEFAFRRSEMLRQFKAELLVNLGHELRGPLSSQIGALDLILTGLCESVDEMQEFAAAARNSAQGHIHLIADCIELSRYESPILPLHLQQVELASTLQQIYQLTEPIARDRGLQYDRPEMTACLQADPHWLEQALLGMVMWGFGQIVHGSVRFTLEPLSDIWQLSLSLSGKLRVPLAGRDSLYWQVPQAAIAAMSGQLLLAVPTQAQSVVAICCLPRRAIAA from the coding sequence ATGCTGCAGATTCCTAATCTCGAACTTGCCCCTACCCCCATAGCAGGAGACTCCGATACGATGGATTGGGAGTTTGCGTTTCGGCGATCGGAGATGCTGCGGCAGTTTAAAGCGGAATTGTTGGTCAACCTGGGCCACGAACTGCGCGGTCCCCTCAGTAGCCAAATTGGCGCCCTAGATCTGATTCTGACAGGGCTATGCGAGTCAGTGGATGAAATGCAGGAGTTTGCGGCAGCGGCTCGCAACTCTGCACAGGGGCATATTCATCTGATTGCCGACTGTATCGAATTGTCCCGCTACGAAAGTCCCATCTTGCCCCTTCACTTGCAGCAGGTAGAGCTTGCTTCGACGCTACAGCAGATTTATCAGCTAACGGAACCGATTGCTCGCGATCGCGGCCTGCAGTACGACCGACCGGAAATGACTGCTTGCCTGCAGGCCGATCCCCACTGGTTGGAACAGGCCCTTTTGGGCATGGTGATGTGGGGCTTCGGGCAAATCGTACACGGTAGTGTGCGCTTCACTCTCGAACCTCTATCCGATATCTGGCAACTCTCGCTATCGCTTTCGGGCAAGCTGCGCGTTCCCCTCGCCGGACGAGACAGTCTCTATTGGCAAGTGCCCCAAGCGGCGATCGCGGCCATGTCAGGTCAGTTATTGCTGGCTGTGCCGACCCAAGCACAGAGCGTTGTCGCGATCTGCTGTCTACCCCGTCGGGCGATCGCCGCTTGA
- a CDS encoding M14 family metallopeptidase, giving the protein MPPKPDPQFRADRTEAESVQTDVRQCGIDIRAIAAAGLEHQQQYRTICQWDVCMLTVTDRLPEGLLEIEPTRLYEILDGPTLIHLPGRQAPPLFVSVLLHGNETTGFFAIQRLLKHYGDRQLPRALSILIGNVRAARERARRLDSQPDYNRIWQGGDLPEHQMARQAIDEMARRSVFASIDIHNNTGRNPHYACITRLESPFLQLATLFGRTTVYFTQPKTVQANAFARLCPSMVVECGQPGHSYGTQHAFELVDACLHLSHFSQRPVHPSAIDLFHTVAIVKVPDNVQISFDSSSSADICFQSNLDLLNFAELPAATRLATYKPGREYSLHVTDEGQGEVSDRYFTYQNGEIRTKLAVTPSMLTLDPRIIRQDCLCYLMERYPLTCKIEPVA; this is encoded by the coding sequence TTGCCGCCAAAACCCGATCCGCAGTTTCGAGCGGATCGAACAGAAGCTGAATCTGTGCAGACCGACGTGCGACAATGCGGGATCGATATTCGAGCGATCGCTGCTGCCGGTCTAGAACACCAGCAGCAATACCGAACAATTTGCCAGTGGGATGTTTGCATGCTGACAGTCACCGATAGGCTTCCAGAGGGGTTGTTGGAGATCGAACCCACCCGTCTGTACGAAATCCTCGACGGACCCACCCTGATTCACCTACCAGGCCGCCAAGCTCCTCCCCTATTTGTTTCTGTACTGTTACATGGGAACGAAACCACCGGGTTCTTCGCGATCCAAAGATTGCTGAAGCATTATGGCGATCGGCAACTGCCCAGAGCGCTTTCCATTCTGATCGGAAATGTCCGCGCCGCCCGAGAGCGAGCCCGCCGCCTCGACAGCCAACCTGACTACAATCGAATCTGGCAGGGCGGCGATCTACCCGAACACCAAATGGCCCGTCAGGCGATCGACGAGATGGCTCGTCGTTCCGTCTTTGCCAGCATCGATATCCACAACAACACTGGGCGCAATCCTCACTACGCCTGCATCACCCGACTCGAGTCTCCCTTCCTGCAACTAGCCACCCTATTTGGCCGCACCACCGTCTACTTCACCCAGCCCAAAACCGTCCAAGCAAACGCTTTTGCCCGCTTGTGTCCCTCGATGGTGGTCGAGTGCGGACAACCCGGCCATTCCTATGGCACCCAACATGCTTTCGAACTCGTCGATGCGTGCCTCCACCTCTCCCACTTTTCCCAACGTCCCGTTCATCCCTCGGCCATAGACCTATTTCACACCGTCGCGATCGTCAAAGTTCCCGACAATGTCCAAATCAGCTTTGACAGCAGTTCCTCTGCCGATATCTGCTTTCAATCCAACCTCGATCTCTTGAACTTTGCCGAGTTACCAGCCGCTACTCGCTTAGCGACTTACAAACCCGGTCGCGAATACAGCTTGCATGTGACTGACGAAGGCCAGGGGGAAGTGAGCGATCGCTATTTCACTTACCAAAATGGCGAAATTCGGACCAAACTCGCCGTCACCCCCTCAATGCTGACGCTCGATCCTCGCATCATCCGTCAAGATTGTCTCTGCTACCTCATGGAGCGATATCCCCTCACCTGCAAAATTGAGCCTGTTGCATAA
- a CDS encoding DUF4336 domain-containing protein translates to MAKQAMEPQASERIRSRDLSWPFWPIVPIYPYGKRRTLRQEVVKDTIWTFEQLQGILYVVVPIRMTVVKLRAGGLLVYAPVAPTPECTRLLQELIDVHGEIKYVILPTVSGVEHKVFVAPFARKFSSAQVYVAAHQWSYPINLPLTWLGFPKQRTHLLPPHSSDVPFGDEFDYASLGPIDLGLGPFEEVALFHRQTHTLLVTDTIISIPEDPPAILQLDPYPLLFHAKDRAEDAIEDNPENRRKGWQRIALFSFYFRPSALETLRVGQSLRNAFRAAERSAKSYFGILPWQWKEDWRRSFEILRGGGRIFVAPILQRLILNRDPQATLRWVDTAIEWNFKRIIPCHFDSPLASDPQQFRHAFAFLEPGRDRAQYNLPEEDFELLSNLENTLNKRGIVPPSKV, encoded by the coding sequence GTGGCAAAGCAAGCGATGGAGCCGCAGGCTAGTGAGAGGATTCGTTCCCGCGATCTATCGTGGCCCTTTTGGCCGATCGTCCCGATTTACCCCTACGGCAAAAGGCGAACTCTGCGGCAAGAGGTGGTCAAAGACACAATTTGGACCTTCGAGCAGTTGCAAGGCATCTTATACGTTGTCGTTCCCATCCGAATGACCGTCGTTAAGCTCCGGGCTGGCGGCCTGCTCGTCTACGCCCCTGTCGCTCCTACTCCAGAATGCACCCGCCTCTTACAAGAACTGATCGACGTTCACGGCGAAATCAAATATGTCATTCTACCCACCGTCTCTGGAGTGGAGCACAAGGTCTTTGTGGCCCCCTTTGCGCGAAAATTTTCCAGCGCGCAAGTCTACGTCGCCGCCCACCAGTGGAGCTATCCCATCAATCTGCCTCTAACTTGGCTCGGCTTCCCCAAACAACGCACGCACTTACTTCCCCCCCACAGTAGCGATGTCCCCTTCGGTGACGAGTTTGACTATGCCAGCCTCGGGCCGATCGATCTCGGCCTCGGTCCGTTTGAAGAAGTTGCATTATTTCACAGGCAAACCCACACACTCCTAGTCACCGACACCATTATCTCGATCCCGGAAGATCCTCCTGCTATTCTGCAACTGGACCCCTACCCACTGTTATTTCACGCCAAAGATCGAGCCGAAGATGCGATCGAGGATAATCCTGAGAATCGTCGCAAAGGCTGGCAAAGAATTGCTCTATTTTCCTTCTACTTTCGGCCGAGTGCGCTCGAAACTCTCAGGGTTGGTCAGTCCCTTCGAAATGCCTTCAGAGCTGCAGAGCGGTCTGCAAAGAGCTACTTCGGTATTTTGCCTTGGCAATGGAAAGAGGACTGGAGGCGATCGTTCGAAATTCTACGGGGAGGCGGGCGCATCTTTGTCGCCCCAATTTTGCAAAGATTAATTCTCAATCGCGATCCGCAAGCGACCCTTCGGTGGGTCGATACAGCCATTGAATGGAATTTCAAACGCATCATCCCCTGTCATTTTGACTCGCCATTGGCAAGCGACCCTCAACAATTCCGACATGCCTTTGCTTTTCTAGAGCCAGGTCGCGATCGAGCACAGTATAATCTCCCAGAAGAAGACTTTGAGCTATTAAGCAATCTAGAAAATACCCTGAACAAACGTGGGATCGTCCCACCCTCAAAAGTCTAA
- a CDS encoding allophycocyanin subunit alpha produces MSVVTKSIVNADAEARYLSPGELERIKSFVSSGDRRLRVAQTLTENRDRIVKQAGDKLFQLRPDVVSPGGNAYGEEMTATCLRDMDYYLRLVTYGVVSGDVTPIEEIGLVGLKEMYNALGTPIPAVAEAVSQMKAIATSLLSGEDAQEAGYYFDYVIGAMG; encoded by the coding sequence ATGAGTGTTGTCACCAAATCCATTGTGAATGCTGACGCCGAAGCGCGTTATTTAAGCCCCGGTGAATTGGAGCGAATTAAGTCCTTCGTTTCATCTGGCGATCGCCGCCTGCGCGTCGCTCAAACCCTAACTGAGAATCGCGACCGTATTGTGAAGCAGGCGGGAGATAAACTCTTCCAACTGCGTCCCGATGTGGTTTCTCCCGGCGGTAATGCCTACGGTGAAGAAATGACCGCAACCTGCTTGCGCGATATGGACTATTACCTGCGCCTAGTGACGTACGGCGTTGTTTCTGGCGATGTCACTCCGATTGAGGAGATTGGCTTGGTCGGCCTCAAAGAAATGTACAACGCTTTGGGTACGCCGATTCCAGCCGTTGCCGAAGCGGTAAGCCAGATGAAAGCTATAGCAACCAGCCTACTGTCTGGCGAAGACGCTCAGGAAGCAGGCTATTATTTCGATTACGTCATCGGCGCTATGGGATGA